One genomic window of Luteitalea pratensis includes the following:
- the nuoI gene encoding NADH-quinone oxidoreductase subunit NuoI codes for MIRPWIVGFKTTFGHMFKKPITVNYPDEKVPMFPKWRGKQVLMRDENGLEKCVACGLCAVACPADAIYLEAAENDGSVMAGPRYARTYQIHKTRCIFCGYCEEACPVSAIFMGKDYELAVYSKDDFVWDKDDLLVPMAGQAQPQATRK; via the coding sequence ATGATTCGTCCCTGGATCGTCGGGTTCAAGACCACGTTTGGGCACATGTTCAAGAAGCCCATTACCGTGAACTACCCGGACGAGAAGGTCCCGATGTTCCCGAAGTGGCGCGGCAAGCAGGTCTTGATGCGCGACGAGAACGGGCTCGAGAAATGCGTGGCGTGCGGGCTGTGCGCGGTGGCGTGCCCGGCCGATGCCATCTACCTCGAAGCTGCCGAGAACGATGGGAGCGTGATGGCCGGCCCGCGGTATGCCCGGACGTACCAGATTCACAAGACCCGCTGCATCTTCTGCGGGTACTGCGAAGAGGCTTGCCCGGTGTCGGCGATCTTCATGGGCAAGGACTACGAACTGGCCGTGTACAGCAAGGACGACTTCGTCTGGGACAAGGACGACCTCCTGGTGCCCATGGCCGGCCAGGCTCAGCCCCAGGCGACACGCAAGTAA
- a CDS encoding bifunctional homocysteine S-methyltransferase/methylenetetrahydrofolate reductase, with product MNQSFLDALRARVLICDGAMGTQLYARGVFLNRAFEDLNLTEADMVVGVHQAYLRAGAEIIETNTFGANRLKLASFGLAEKVHAINLAGARIARHAARDAAWVAGSIGPLGVRVEPWGKTGLDEAQTIFAEQAAGLAEGGVDLFVLETFRDVNEIGAAIHAIRSVSDRPIVAMLTTAEDGNTLDGTPVEQFGPQLVEFGADVLGVNCSVGPAAMLDTIERLAKAVPGALLAAMPNAGKPRDVDGRNLYLCSPDYMASYARRFAGAGVRLIGGCCGTTPDHVKQIAHAVHALSPAVPAASAVADVAPDAPPRVSPVPVEAKSQLSNALRRGRFVTGIELVPPAGFGHDRIVEQAREARINGLDVVLVSDGSGSRARMSALASAVTVEQVAGAETILQYCCRDHSLHAMQADLLGAHALGLRNLLLVTGRPLRHSEYPDATAVFDVDSIGLTNVAARFNRGEDVGGQPIGQPTAFHVGVAANPTAVMPDRELSRYRYKVEAGAEFVVMGPIYDVDALRQFLEDTAGQRVPVIAVVRAFETARQAEQLANEEPGVSVPESLVQRMAEAERVGHVAEEALAIARELVVAIRPLVAGIIVAGAGGRVGAALDILGALTNASSIRTDDAPAGAVRRQVAVS from the coding sequence GTGAACCAATCCTTTCTCGACGCCCTGCGCGCTCGGGTGCTGATCTGCGACGGCGCGATGGGCACCCAGTTGTACGCCAGGGGTGTCTTCCTCAACCGCGCGTTCGAGGACCTGAACCTGACGGAGGCCGACATGGTGGTCGGCGTCCACCAGGCCTACCTGCGGGCGGGCGCGGAGATCATCGAGACCAACACCTTCGGGGCCAATCGCCTGAAGCTGGCGAGTTTCGGCCTCGCCGAGAAGGTGCACGCGATCAACCTCGCCGGCGCACGCATCGCGCGTCATGCCGCGCGCGACGCCGCGTGGGTCGCTGGCTCGATCGGCCCGCTGGGTGTTCGGGTCGAGCCCTGGGGCAAGACCGGCCTCGACGAAGCGCAGACCATCTTTGCCGAACAGGCCGCGGGCCTCGCCGAAGGCGGCGTCGACCTGTTCGTGCTCGAGACGTTCCGCGACGTCAACGAGATCGGCGCCGCGATCCATGCCATTCGCAGCGTGAGCGATCGTCCGATCGTCGCGATGCTCACGACTGCCGAAGACGGCAATACGCTCGATGGCACGCCGGTCGAGCAGTTCGGGCCGCAATTGGTCGAGTTCGGCGCCGACGTGCTCGGCGTGAATTGCAGCGTCGGTCCGGCGGCGATGCTCGACACGATCGAGCGCCTCGCCAAGGCCGTGCCCGGCGCCCTCCTCGCGGCGATGCCCAACGCCGGCAAGCCGCGCGACGTGGATGGACGCAACCTCTATCTGTGCTCGCCGGACTACATGGCGTCCTACGCCAGGCGGTTCGCGGGCGCGGGTGTCCGCCTGATCGGCGGGTGCTGCGGCACGACGCCCGACCACGTCAAGCAGATCGCCCACGCGGTGCACGCCTTGTCCCCGGCCGTCCCGGCGGCTTCGGCAGTGGCCGACGTCGCGCCTGATGCGCCACCGCGTGTCTCGCCGGTCCCCGTCGAGGCCAAGTCACAACTGTCGAATGCCTTGCGGCGAGGCCGCTTCGTGACCGGCATCGAACTGGTGCCGCCGGCGGGCTTCGGGCACGATCGCATCGTCGAGCAGGCGCGCGAAGCGCGCATCAACGGACTCGACGTTGTCCTCGTGAGTGACGGTTCTGGCAGCCGGGCGCGGATGAGCGCGCTGGCAAGTGCGGTGACCGTCGAGCAGGTCGCGGGTGCCGAAACGATCCTGCAGTACTGCTGCCGCGATCACAGCCTCCACGCGATGCAGGCCGACCTGCTCGGCGCTCACGCGCTCGGGCTCAGGAACCTGCTCCTGGTCACCGGCCGGCCGCTCCGCCACTCGGAATACCCGGACGCGACGGCCGTGTTCGACGTCGATTCGATCGGGCTGACCAACGTTGCCGCGCGTTTCAACCGGGGCGAGGACGTCGGTGGCCAGCCGATCGGGCAGCCGACCGCGTTCCACGTCGGGGTTGCCGCGAACCCGACCGCGGTGATGCCCGATCGCGAGCTTTCGCGCTACAGGTACAAGGTCGAGGCGGGCGCCGAGTTCGTCGTCATGGGGCCCATCTACGACGTCGATGCGCTGCGCCAGTTCCTGGAAGACACTGCCGGGCAGCGCGTGCCCGTCATCGCCGTGGTTCGCGCCTTCGAGACGGCCCGCCAAGCCGAGCAACTGGCCAACGAAGAGCCTGGCGTGAGCGTGCCAGAGTCGCTGGTGCAGCGGATGGCCGAGGCAGAACGAGTCGGCCACGTGGCAGAGGAGGCGCTGGCGATCGCACGCGAACTCGTCGTCGCGATTCGTCCACTCGTCGCGGGCATCATTGTCGCCGGAGCGGGAGGCAGGGTCGGAGCAGCTCTGGACATCCTGGGCGCGCTGACAAACGCTTCGTCCATCCGTACCGATGACGCGCCGGCGGGCGCGGTCCGCCGTCAGGTTGCTGTTTCCTGA
- a CDS encoding class I SAM-dependent methyltransferase, translating to MPLFGEDRPRTEDELVQGDAATRALSVTAVENDFVEGVYEKLASVYDLTFGPTLHPGRVQALQRMQIHPGDTILEVGVGTGINCSMYPSNTEITGIDFSAGMLEKARERVARKGTKNVRLLQMDAQDLKFEDNSFDIVYAPYLISVVPDPVKVACEMRRVCKPGGRIVFLNHFLSPNKLLSKAERMISPLTVHIGFKSDLDLPAFLAQANLHPVSIEKVNIPRIWSLVTCVKD from the coding sequence ATGCCATTGTTCGGAGAAGATCGGCCGCGCACCGAAGACGAGCTCGTGCAGGGCGACGCAGCCACTCGCGCGCTGTCGGTCACCGCGGTGGAGAACGACTTCGTCGAAGGTGTCTACGAGAAGCTCGCGAGCGTCTACGATCTGACGTTCGGGCCGACGCTGCATCCCGGCCGGGTGCAGGCGCTCCAGCGCATGCAGATCCACCCGGGCGACACGATCCTCGAGGTCGGCGTCGGCACTGGCATCAACTGCTCGATGTACCCCAGCAACACAGAGATCACCGGCATCGATTTCTCCGCTGGCATGCTGGAGAAGGCGCGCGAGCGCGTCGCCCGCAAGGGCACGAAGAACGTTCGCCTCCTGCAGATGGACGCGCAGGACCTGAAGTTCGAGGACAACAGCTTCGACATCGTCTACGCGCCGTACCTGATCAGCGTCGTGCCCGATCCGGTCAAGGTCGCGTGCGAGATGCGCCGGGTGTGCAAGCCGGGCGGCCGTATCGTGTTCCTGAACCACTTCCTCAGCCCGAACAAGCTGCTGTCGAAGGCCGAGCGGATGATCTCGCCGCTCACCGTGCACATCGGCTTCAAGTCGGACCTCGACCTGCCGGCCTTCCTCGCCCAGGCCAACCTGCACCCGGTGTCCATCGAGAAGGTGAACATTCCGCGGATCTGGTCGCTGGTCACCTGCGTCAAGGATTAG
- the lon gene encoding endopeptidase La yields MADAAAQDPPLPSRLPVLPLRSTVVFPLTVQPLAVNRAVSVDAVNRALAADRMLVLVMQVGDSDDPDPSQLRKVGTVAVIRQMAKGAMGLQILVEGVARVRLDDVTRDGNVMDAFITAAPEPDASGLEIDAYLRSLRDLVEKAFSLATGLSPDLRSIVSGIDEPLRLVYLLATLIDMKPEDKQLLLEQDDLRVKLSAISAALKREVELLELKGKIESQAQQEMSDAQRQYYLRQQLKAIQSELGEEEGQEIAELRKRLQDARLPGAVLKQAMREVDRLERMSQASPEYQMLRTYLDWVLEVPWGVTTPDRLDPRAARVVLDEDHYGLDKIKDRIVEYLAVRKLKNDMKGPILCFAGPPGVGKTSLGQSIARAMNRKFVRLSLGGVRDEAEIRGHRRTYIGSMPGRLVQALKQAGSMNPVFMLDEIDKLQAGGFSGDPASAMLEVLDPAQNHTFRDHYLEVPVDLSKVLFIATANNLGTVHPALLDRMEIISLSGYTEEDKAHIARKYLIPRQMKEHGLPADGLDLTDAALSRVVREYTREAGVRNLERQVGTIARKLAARVAGVDTTLRDREPDSTTVATVDMPIPGQPGDGPHMPPPPGGDPEHAPIDDPDPRETPGVPHPDEPAEGDPPPPADPDRDDPEAPIGDPTQKPDLPVMTTVTLEAPFKVDAADLPDYLGPPRIKNDAPFRLSRPGVVTGLAWTETGGDVLYVEATLLPGGKGQLVLTGQLGSVMQESARAALSHVRSRATALGISQDTFLTNDLHLHVPAGAIPKDGPSAGVTMATAILSAARQAPVTPDVAMTGEITLSGLVLPVGGIKEKALAARRQGVKTMILPAQNEDDLDELSSEARREMTFRPVSTFEEVVEVALGPLPVPSLPVPPAPAPLPPTEPAVAG; encoded by the coding sequence GTGGCTGACGCCGCTGCCCAGGATCCCCCGCTCCCTTCACGTCTGCCGGTCTTGCCGCTGCGCAGCACCGTCGTGTTTCCGCTGACCGTCCAGCCGTTGGCCGTGAACCGCGCCGTCTCGGTCGACGCGGTGAACCGCGCGCTGGCCGCGGATCGGATGCTGGTGCTCGTGATGCAGGTCGGCGACTCCGATGATCCGGATCCGAGCCAGCTGCGCAAGGTCGGCACCGTCGCCGTCATCCGCCAGATGGCCAAGGGCGCGATGGGCCTGCAGATCCTCGTGGAAGGCGTCGCGCGCGTCCGCCTCGATGACGTCACGCGCGACGGCAATGTGATGGACGCCTTCATCACTGCCGCACCCGAGCCCGACGCAAGCGGCCTGGAGATCGATGCATACCTGCGGTCGCTGCGCGACCTGGTGGAAAAGGCGTTCTCATTGGCCACCGGCCTCTCCCCCGACTTGCGCTCCATCGTCTCCGGCATCGACGAGCCGTTGCGGCTGGTCTACCTGCTCGCCACCCTCATCGACATGAAGCCGGAGGACAAGCAGCTCCTGCTCGAGCAGGACGACCTGCGCGTGAAGTTGAGTGCGATCAGCGCGGCGCTGAAGCGCGAAGTCGAGTTGCTCGAGCTGAAAGGCAAGATCGAGTCGCAGGCACAGCAGGAGATGAGCGACGCGCAGCGCCAGTATTACCTGCGACAGCAGCTCAAGGCCATCCAGTCCGAACTCGGCGAAGAGGAAGGCCAGGAGATCGCGGAGCTGCGCAAGCGCCTGCAGGACGCCAGGCTGCCGGGAGCCGTCCTGAAGCAGGCCATGCGCGAGGTCGATCGGCTCGAGCGCATGTCACAGGCCTCGCCCGAGTACCAGATGCTGCGCACGTACCTGGACTGGGTGCTCGAGGTGCCGTGGGGCGTGACGACACCCGATCGTCTCGATCCGCGCGCGGCCCGCGTCGTGCTCGACGAAGATCACTACGGCCTCGACAAGATCAAGGACCGCATCGTCGAGTACCTCGCGGTGCGCAAGCTGAAGAACGACATGAAGGGGCCGATCCTGTGCTTCGCCGGCCCTCCGGGCGTCGGCAAGACCTCGCTCGGTCAGTCGATCGCGCGCGCCATGAACCGCAAGTTCGTGCGCCTCTCGCTCGGCGGCGTTCGCGATGAGGCCGAGATCCGGGGCCATCGCCGCACGTACATCGGCTCGATGCCGGGCCGCCTCGTGCAGGCGCTCAAGCAGGCGGGGTCGATGAACCCCGTGTTCATGCTCGACGAAATCGACAAGCTGCAGGCGGGCGGCTTCTCGGGCGATCCGGCCTCGGCGATGCTCGAGGTGCTCGATCCGGCGCAGAACCACACGTTCCGCGATCATTACCTGGAAGTCCCGGTCGACCTGTCGAAGGTCCTGTTCATCGCGACGGCGAACAACCTCGGTACCGTGCACCCGGCGCTGCTCGATCGCATGGAGATCATCAGCCTGAGCGGGTACACCGAGGAGGACAAGGCGCACATCGCGCGAAAGTACCTGATCCCGCGGCAGATGAAGGAGCACGGCCTGCCGGCCGACGGGCTCGACCTCACCGACGCGGCCCTGAGCCGGGTGGTGCGGGAATACACGAGGGAGGCGGGCGTGCGCAATCTCGAGCGACAGGTCGGCACCATCGCCCGCAAGCTCGCCGCGCGCGTCGCCGGCGTCGACACCACCTTGCGTGACCGCGAGCCAGACTCGACGACGGTGGCGACGGTGGACATGCCGATTCCCGGTCAGCCCGGAGACGGCCCACATATGCCTCCGCCGCCCGGAGGCGATCCGGAGCACGCGCCGATCGACGATCCCGACCCGCGCGAGACGCCAGGCGTGCCGCACCCGGACGAGCCCGCGGAAGGAGATCCGCCGCCACCCGCCGATCCGGATCGCGACGACCCTGAGGCGCCAATCGGCGACCCGACGCAAAAGCCCGACCTGCCCGTCATGACGACGGTCACGCTGGAGGCGCCGTTCAAGGTGGATGCCGCGGATCTGCCCGATTACCTCGGTCCGCCCAGGATCAAGAACGACGCCCCGTTCCGTCTCTCCCGCCCCGGCGTGGTGACCGGTCTGGCGTGGACCGAGACCGGCGGCGACGTCCTCTACGTGGAGGCGACGTTGCTCCCCGGCGGCAAGGGCCAACTTGTGCTCACGGGGCAACTGGGCAGCGTGATGCAAGAGTCGGCGAGGGCGGCGCTCAGCCACGTGCGCTCGCGCGCGACGGCGCTCGGCATCTCGCAGGACACGTTCCTGACCAACGACCTGCACCTGCACGTACCGGCCGGGGCGATCCCGAAGGATGGTCCGTCGGCCGGCGTCACGATGGCGACCGCCATCCTCTCGGCGGCGCGGCAGGCCCCGGTCACGCCCGATGTCGCCATGACCGGAGAGATCACCCTGAGCGGCCTGGTGCTGCCTGTCGGCGGTATCAAGGAAAAGGCGCTCGCGGCCCGGCGCCAGGGCGTCAAGACCATGATCCTGCCCGCTCAGAACGAGGACGACCTCGATGAGCTCTCCTCGGAGGCGCGGCGCGAGATGACGTTCCGGCCGGTCTCCACGTTCGAGGAGGTGGTGGAGGTGGCGCTGGGCCCATTGCCCGTTCCCTCGCTACCCGTCCCGCCAGCTCCGGCGCCACTTCCGCCCACCGAACCCGCGGTCGCCGGCTGA
- a CDS encoding DinB family protein, with translation MLTIRPGADEYGGFYGGYIARIGDGEWLARLEQQPDEYRVLLAGLDEARAAAPTAPGKWSVTDILGHVCDTERVFGFRLIWFARGAPSELPGFDQDAWVEAARRQPRTLADSLDEFAQVRQATLAMLRTVSDEDALRRGVANGNPITVRACGWMIAGHAQHHLDGLRALRLG, from the coding sequence ATGCTGACCATACGCCCGGGGGCGGACGAGTACGGCGGTTTCTACGGGGGATACATCGCGCGCATCGGCGACGGTGAATGGCTGGCTCGGCTCGAGCAGCAGCCCGACGAGTACCGTGTACTGCTTGCCGGCCTCGATGAGGCACGGGCGGCAGCGCCGACGGCCCCGGGCAAATGGTCGGTCACCGACATCCTCGGCCATGTCTGCGACACCGAACGTGTGTTCGGGTTTCGGCTGATCTGGTTCGCACGTGGGGCGCCGTCGGAGTTGCCGGGGTTCGATCAGGATGCATGGGTGGAGGCGGCCCGCAGGCAGCCGCGCACGCTCGCGGACTCTCTCGACGAGTTCGCCCAGGTACGCCAGGCCACGCTGGCGATGCTCCGCACGGTGTCGGACGAAGATGCCCTGCGCCGTGGCGTCGCCAACGGCAATCCGATCACGGTGCGAGCCTGCGGCTGGATGATCGCTGGCCACGCGCAGCATCACCTGGATGGGCTCCGCGCGCTTCGCCTCGGGTAA
- a CDS encoding methyltransferase family protein gives MAHDVPTPIRVLQVTGALLFVISLATGGHAYFWRFDAVAPVGTSPWGPAAIDIALFSAFALHHSVLARTRLKQALHALVGIEVERAVYVIVASVLLLACTRLWVPLPGTWYALSGWAWWVGSAVQAAGVIVTLLAARTLSLKELMGLDPSRQVSPRDEAKPLETRGLYRLVRHPIYFGWLLLVGGAPLMTSTRLLFAVISVAYLVVAIPFEERSLVANFGSPYEAYRRQVRWRMLPGIY, from the coding sequence ATGGCCCATGACGTTCCGACGCCCATCCGCGTGCTGCAGGTCACCGGAGCCCTGCTCTTCGTGATTTCGCTCGCGACGGGAGGACACGCCTACTTCTGGCGCTTCGATGCAGTGGCGCCCGTGGGGACCTCACCGTGGGGCCCGGCCGCGATCGACATCGCGCTGTTCTCCGCGTTCGCGCTGCACCACAGCGTGCTGGCTCGCACGCGACTGAAACAGGCACTGCATGCGCTCGTCGGCATCGAGGTCGAACGTGCGGTGTACGTCATCGTGGCGAGCGTGCTGTTGCTGGCCTGCACGCGCCTGTGGGTGCCGCTGCCGGGCACGTGGTACGCGCTGTCGGGATGGGCGTGGTGGGTCGGTAGCGCCGTACAGGCCGCCGGCGTGATCGTCACGCTGCTCGCCGCGCGCACGCTGAGCCTGAAGGAACTCATGGGACTCGATCCGTCGCGCCAGGTGTCCCCGCGCGACGAGGCGAAACCGCTGGAAACGCGTGGGCTGTACCGCCTCGTGCGTCACCCCATCTACTTCGGATGGCTGCTCCTGGTCGGAGGCGCGCCGCTGATGACGTCGACGCGCCTGCTGTTTGCCGTGATCAGCGTGGCCTACCTCGTGGTTGCGATTCCGTTCGAGGAACGCTCCCTGGTTGCCAACTTCGGCTCACCGTACGAGGCCTACCGGCGGCAAGTGCGCTGGCGGATGCTGCCGGGCATCTACTGA
- a CDS encoding beta-ketoacyl-[acyl-carrier-protein] synthase family protein yields the protein MGHDKEAARGAHSIVPPMRPSRIAISGIGVASPFGAGRECYWDHVKQGRSGTRRIDEFDPSQFACQVAAPLPALCVDQAPRLESHPSLDTQAGDDVLRERAEARRYSRASLAAVIAAREAWHDAGLRMGEPDAGVIIGTGGGGIELGEKQYREFFTDGLKRVTPYAIPIAICGMLSSEISIALQLHGISHVLSTGCTSSTDATGYALGLLRAGEAEVLLCGGVDACVTPGMIYGFSRMRVVSTAFNDVPEQASRPFDATRDGFVLGEGAWMYVLEREERARARGAHVYAVIEGYGSTCDAYHRVQMDPEGIQIVRAMAMALQRAGRAPESIGYVNFHGTSTQLNDAIEIRCVRTVFDGHADRLCGSSTKSMVGHPQGASGACGIVTTALALDRGFLPPTINVTHLDPACDMDVLPNQGRAIQVEAALCNCLGFGSKNSAVVMGRAQ from the coding sequence ATGGGCCATGACAAAGAAGCAGCTCGAGGGGCGCATAGTATAGTGCCGCCCATGCGGCCCTCCCGCATTGCCATCTCGGGCATCGGCGTGGCGTCGCCGTTTGGCGCTGGTCGCGAATGCTACTGGGATCACGTGAAGCAGGGCAGGAGTGGCACGCGGCGCATCGACGAGTTCGATCCGTCGCAGTTTGCCTGCCAGGTCGCCGCGCCGCTGCCGGCACTCTGCGTCGACCAGGCCCCGAGACTGGAATCGCATCCTTCCCTCGACACGCAGGCAGGAGACGACGTGCTTCGCGAACGCGCCGAAGCCAGGCGCTACTCGCGCGCCTCGCTGGCGGCCGTGATCGCCGCGCGTGAAGCGTGGCACGACGCCGGCCTCCGCATGGGCGAACCAGACGCCGGGGTCATCATCGGCACTGGCGGCGGTGGTATCGAACTCGGCGAGAAGCAGTATCGCGAGTTCTTCACCGACGGCCTGAAGCGCGTCACCCCGTATGCGATCCCGATCGCCATCTGCGGCATGCTCTCGAGCGAGATCTCGATCGCCCTGCAGCTGCACGGCATCAGTCACGTCCTGTCGACAGGTTGCACGAGTTCGACCGACGCCACGGGCTATGCGCTCGGCCTGCTGCGCGCTGGCGAAGCCGAGGTGCTGTTGTGCGGGGGCGTCGACGCATGCGTGACGCCAGGCATGATCTACGGCTTCTCCCGCATGCGCGTCGTCTCGACCGCCTTCAACGACGTGCCCGAGCAGGCGTCGCGGCCGTTCGACGCCACGCGCGATGGCTTCGTGCTCGGCGAGGGCGCCTGGATGTACGTGCTCGAACGCGAGGAGCGGGCGCGTGCGCGCGGAGCGCACGTCTACGCCGTGATTGAAGGCTATGGCTCGACGTGTGATGCGTACCATCGCGTGCAGATGGATCCGGAAGGCATCCAGATCGTGCGTGCGATGGCGATGGCCCTGCAACGTGCCGGGCGCGCGCCAGAGTCGATCGGCTACGTCAACTTTCACGGGACTTCCACCCAACTCAACGACGCCATCGAGATCCGCTGTGTGCGGACCGTGTTCGACGGCCACGCCGACCGGCTGTGCGGCTCGTCCACCAAGTCGATGGTCGGTCACCCGCAAGGAGCCAGTGGCGCCTGCGGCATCGTGACCACGGCGCTGGCCCTCGACCGAGGTTTCCTGCCACCGACGATCAACGTGACGCATCTCGATCCAGCCTGCGACATGGACGTGCTGCCCAACCAGGGACGAGCCATCCAGGTCGAGGCGGCGCTGTGCAACTGCCTGGGATTCGGATCGAAGAACAGCGCTGTGGTGATGGGAAGGGCACAGTGA
- a CDS encoding NAD(P)/FAD-dependent oxidoreductase, with translation MVMPDVVISGGGPAGAFAAIRLARGGARVILLDRDNFPRHKLCGDTLNPGGVALLRSAGLAGPIEAQGLPLDGMVVTGVTGVCIRGTYGHGLVGRAWTRRHLDTQLLEAAARAGVDVRTPVRVLAPLRGDHGRVEGVRVRLASGRDERMPARWTIAADGRRSPLALALGLIAHPVRPRRWAIGTYAEGVDRLGAFGEMHVRAGHYIGVAPTVEGLANLCLVTSSRERMPDPGARLWDVVRRDPLLRDRCMHARQVAGVVTLGPLAVDARAVGMPGLLLAGDAAGFVDPMTGDGIHIALRGGLLAAEVLLEALACDDAAVVARLSHARRVAFGAKLRFNRVLRTLVGWPMGVRLGAVGASLAPAVLRHVIATAGDAVLDRRVASAA, from the coding sequence ATGGTGATGCCCGACGTCGTGATCTCGGGCGGTGGCCCGGCCGGCGCATTTGCCGCCATTCGTCTCGCCCGCGGCGGCGCGCGCGTGATCCTGCTCGATCGAGACAATTTTCCGCGACACAAGTTGTGCGGCGACACGCTCAACCCCGGCGGCGTGGCGCTGCTGCGATCGGCGGGGCTCGCAGGGCCGATCGAGGCGCAGGGCCTGCCGCTCGACGGCATGGTCGTCACCGGCGTGACAGGGGTCTGCATCCGCGGCACGTACGGTCACGGCCTTGTCGGTCGCGCGTGGACCCGCCGGCACCTCGACACACAACTCCTCGAGGCGGCGGCCCGGGCCGGCGTCGATGTCCGCACGCCGGTGCGCGTCCTGGCACCGCTGCGGGGAGATCATGGCCGTGTCGAGGGGGTTCGCGTCCGGCTGGCGAGCGGCCGCGACGAGCGCATGCCGGCACGGTGGACGATCGCCGCCGATGGACGGCGATCCCCACTGGCGCTCGCGCTGGGCCTCATCGCCCATCCCGTGCGTCCGCGGCGCTGGGCGATCGGGACGTACGCCGAGGGCGTCGATCGACTGGGGGCATTCGGCGAGATGCACGTGCGCGCCGGGCACTACATCGGCGTCGCACCCACGGTGGAGGGGCTCGCCAACCTGTGCCTGGTCACCTCGTCGCGGGAACGAATGCCAGACCCGGGTGCGCGATTGTGGGACGTCGTGCGGCGCGACCCCCTCTTGCGGGACCGGTGCATGCACGCGCGCCAGGTAGCCGGCGTGGTCACCCTGGGTCCCCTGGCCGTGGACGCGCGCGCCGTCGGGATGCCGGGGCTGTTGCTTGCCGGTGACGCCGCCGGCTTCGTCGATCCGATGACGGGTGACGGCATACACATTGCGCTCCGGGGCGGACTGCTGGCGGCAGAAGTCCTGCTCGAAGCCCTGGCGTGTGACGACGCCGCGGTCGTGGCGCGACTGTCGCACGCCAGGCGCGTCGCGTTCGGCGCCAAGCTTCGCTTCAATCGCGTTCTGCGCACGCTGGTCGGATGGCCCATGGGCGTCCGCCTGGGCGCGGTCGGCGCAAGTCTCGCGCCCGCGGTGCTTCGTCACGTCATCGCGACGGCGGGCGATGCCGTGCTCGACAGACGCGTGGCCTCGGCCGCGTGA
- a CDS encoding isoprenylcysteine carboxylmethyltransferase family protein yields MTDGPLLWPLIATVVVFGTMAGEASRASVNERVLLARGATIVPDPSFRWMRVAYPTGFLAVILEGWWRGAHWQGWAALGLAIYLLGKAVKYAAIATLGTRWSFRVLVLPAAPLVSRGIYAVLRHPNYVGVGGEVVGIALWMQAPITGTLFAVTFGFILLWRIRIEERALGLAPRA; encoded by the coding sequence GTGACCGACGGACCATTGCTCTGGCCACTGATCGCCACCGTCGTGGTCTTTGGCACGATGGCCGGTGAAGCCTCGCGTGCGTCGGTCAACGAGCGGGTATTGCTGGCCCGCGGCGCGACGATCGTGCCAGACCCGAGCTTCCGCTGGATGCGCGTGGCCTATCCCACGGGCTTCCTCGCGGTCATCCTCGAGGGCTGGTGGCGCGGCGCGCACTGGCAAGGTTGGGCGGCGCTCGGACTGGCGATCTACCTGCTCGGCAAGGCCGTGAAGTACGCCGCCATCGCGACGCTCGGCACACGCTGGAGCTTCCGCGTCCTCGTCCTGCCGGCGGCGCCGCTCGTCTCACGAGGGATCTACGCGGTGCTCCGGCACCCCAACTACGTCGGCGTGGGCGGGGAGGTCGTCGGCATCGCCTTGTGGATGCAGGCGCCGATCACCGGTACCCTGTTCGCCGTGACCTTCGGCTTCATCCTCCTGTGGCGCATCCGGATCGAGGAACGCGCGCTCGGGCTCGCGCCCCGCGCATGA